One Actinosynnema pretiosum DNA segment encodes these proteins:
- a CDS encoding FtsK/SpoIIIE domain-containing protein, with the protein MNGDLVHVEPVLVGEVVAEPAALVRLVPVAWRSRQAWRDVAIRLLRLPLRFFPAVGRGALVVFRAWRRWVRVRDYREAAEQAEKLADKYVEIRELGLYRWRVTGMVLGLVSALLFAGHVVWGGVLLWGVAGGGAAVVAVIGRRKDGSPGRKAVLDGSRVLAWTMDAQLLVDAFRDAKLIGKDETLRLVERPHRVGDGWAVVADLPATRKAVDVIKNRDALASALAVDEVQLVAERVRGRGGHAGRVSLWVADEDPYAGAPLRAPLLDVERWDAWRAVPFGRDARGRRVDLPLVWTSLLVGAIPRQGKTFATRLAVSGFVLDPYARLYVFDGKGGKDWEAAEQIAYRYVCGDEQEHAEAVRDHLVALVAEVQERYARMATVDDELCPESKITPALSRDPDLGMPVTGVVIDEVQVYLENTARVEVGGRKTTLGLYVADLLTYLVRKGPAAGIVVVLATQRPDSNTIPSRLRAVLGSRFALRVMDWRDSNIVLGEQMNTRGYDASTLLPVHRGVGILRPDGEMGSDVLATTVRTYYLPNPDWRTICARGRALRESAGTLAGHAAGDDSAGSVDSASVARAVGDRSEGWVVELPEPLASVVDHLGDELHSREFVPSAELVEALEVEAGRFAREMGELGCRPLRQYVPDGDGVRRVRGYLTSEIRAAVDEIGSGSEAG; encoded by the coding sequence ATGAACGGCGACCTGGTGCACGTCGAGCCGGTGCTTGTCGGGGAGGTGGTGGCGGAGCCAGCCGCGCTGGTGCGCCTGGTTCCGGTTGCCTGGCGGTCACGGCAGGCGTGGCGGGACGTGGCGATTCGGTTGCTGAGGTTGCCCTTGCGGTTCTTCCCGGCGGTTGGCCGGGGTGCGTTGGTGGTGTTCCGCGCTTGGCGGCGTTGGGTGCGGGTGCGCGACTACCGGGAAGCCGCTGAGCAGGCAGAGAAGCTGGCTGACAAGTACGTGGAGATCCGGGAGTTGGGGCTGTACCGGTGGCGGGTCACCGGGATGGTGCTCGGGCTGGTCTCAGCGCTTCTGTTCGCCGGGCACGTGGTGTGGGGCGGCGTGCTGCTCTGGGGTGTCGCTGGCGGTGGTGCGGCAGTGGTCGCGGTCATCGGGCGGCGGAAGGACGGTTCGCCGGGACGCAAAGCGGTCTTGGACGGTTCGCGGGTGCTGGCGTGGACGATGGACGCGCAACTGCTCGTGGATGCCTTCCGGGACGCGAAGCTGATCGGCAAGGACGAGACGCTGCGGCTCGTGGAACGGCCCCACCGGGTGGGCGACGGCTGGGCGGTGGTCGCGGACCTGCCCGCGACGCGCAAGGCCGTTGACGTGATCAAGAATCGCGACGCGCTCGCCTCGGCGCTCGCGGTGGACGAGGTGCAGTTGGTCGCCGAGCGGGTTCGTGGCCGTGGTGGGCACGCGGGGCGGGTGTCGTTGTGGGTGGCGGACGAGGACCCGTATGCGGGTGCGCCGTTGCGGGCTCCGCTGCTCGACGTGGAGCGGTGGGACGCGTGGCGGGCGGTGCCGTTCGGGCGGGATGCTCGCGGGCGCCGGGTGGATCTTCCGCTGGTGTGGACGTCGTTGCTCGTGGGCGCGATTCCCAGACAGGGCAAGACTTTCGCCACGCGGTTGGCGGTCTCCGGGTTTGTGCTGGACCCGTACGCCCGGCTGTACGTGTTCGACGGCAAGGGCGGCAAGGACTGGGAAGCCGCCGAGCAGATCGCCTACCGGTACGTGTGCGGGGATGAGCAGGAGCACGCGGAGGCGGTCCGGGACCACCTGGTGGCGTTGGTGGCGGAGGTGCAGGAGCGATACGCGCGAATGGCCACTGTGGATGACGAGCTGTGCCCGGAGTCGAAGATAACGCCTGCGCTGTCGCGTGATCCGGACCTGGGGATGCCGGTCACCGGGGTGGTGATCGATGAGGTTCAGGTGTACTTGGAGAACACCGCGCGGGTGGAGGTCGGTGGGCGGAAGACCACGCTCGGGTTGTACGTCGCGGACCTGTTGACCTACCTGGTGCGCAAGGGACCTGCGGCGGGGATCGTGGTGGTGCTGGCGACCCAGCGGCCCGACTCGAACACGATCCCGTCGCGGCTGCGGGCGGTGCTGGGGTCGCGGTTCGCGTTGCGGGTCATGGACTGGCGGGACTCGAACATCGTGCTCGGCGAGCAGATGAACACGCGCGGGTACGACGCTTCGACGTTGCTCCCGGTGCACCGGGGTGTGGGCATCTTGCGGCCGGATGGGGAGATGGGCTCGGACGTGCTCGCCACGACGGTGCGGACGTACTACCTGCCGAACCCGGACTGGCGGACGATCTGCGCTCGCGGGCGCGCGTTGCGGGAGTCTGCCGGGACCTTGGCCGGGCACGCGGCCGGTGACGACTCGGCGGGGTCGGTTGACTCGGCTTCCGTGGCGCGGGCGGTGGGAGACCGATCGGAGGGATGGGTGGTGGAGCTGCCCGAACCGCTCGCGTCGGTGGTTGATCACCTCGGGGACGAGCTGCACTCGCGGGAGTTCGTGCCAAGTGCGGAGCTGGTGGAGGCATTGGAAGTGGAAGCGGGCCGGTTCGCTCGGGAGATGGGGGAGCTGGGCTGTCGACCGCTGCGGCAGTACGTGCCGGACGGGGATGGGGTGCGGCGGGTTCGTGGCTACCTGACCAGTGAGATTCGGGCTGCGGTTGATGAAATCGGCTCAGGTAGTGAGGCGGGGTGA
- a CDS encoding helix-turn-helix domain-containing protein, which produces MSEDWAAVARAINQRVNELGWRQRELAERSNVSQAIVREIQHHTVERRRSPRTLESLSTALGLHPTHLEALLHNRTPPAADEPVTDPADSLWSRLDSVEQRLSDITDRLDGLKSDLSTVIEHVRDRR; this is translated from the coding sequence GTGTCGGAGGACTGGGCGGCGGTCGCGAGGGCGATCAACCAGCGCGTCAACGAACTGGGCTGGCGTCAGCGGGAGCTGGCGGAGCGCTCGAACGTCTCGCAGGCGATCGTCCGCGAGATCCAGCACCACACCGTGGAACGCCGCCGCAGCCCGCGCACCCTGGAGTCCCTGTCGACCGCGCTCGGCCTGCACCCGACGCACCTGGAAGCGTTGCTGCACAACAGAACCCCACCAGCCGCGGACGAGCCGGTGACCGATCCCGCAGACAGCCTGTGGTCCCGCTTGGACAGCGTCGAGCAGCGCCTGTCCGACATCACTGACCGCCTCGACGGCCTGAAGTCGGACCTGTCCACCGTCATCGAGCACGTCCGCGACCGCCGCTAG
- a CDS encoding WhiB family transcriptional regulator, translating to MNLVGIAWALDLLRWVPTGVLVAVVEWDGLCWAAEDLPPWDGELLTDRELAARMCAGCPVADECLELELRTGGEFGVGVWGGLCEQDRRELFPHWLRRGERWERP from the coding sequence GTGAACCTCGTCGGGATCGCTTGGGCGTTGGACCTGCTGCGGTGGGTGCCGACCGGGGTGCTCGTTGCGGTGGTCGAGTGGGATGGGCTGTGCTGGGCCGCTGAGGACCTGCCGCCGTGGGACGGCGAGCTGTTGACCGATCGGGAGTTGGCCGCGCGGATGTGCGCGGGGTGCCCGGTGGCGGACGAGTGCTTGGAACTGGAGTTGCGTACCGGCGGGGAGTTCGGCGTCGGGGTGTGGGGCGGGTTGTGCGAGCAGGACCGGCGGGAGCTGTTCCCGCACTGGTTGCGGCGCGGTGAGAGGTGGGAGCGGCCATGA
- a CDS encoding recombinase family protein, translating to MTVEISRDPWETLDRLLGVEVAEAVGDGIGAVAFYGRCSTEDNQDPETSHGWQLGNARKFVEPLGGHVVVEFFDVGQSRSVPWERRPEAARLLAQLKNPQRGWSALVVGEGTRCWFGNQFSLIAPRFAAYGVELWVPELGGRFEPRNPSHKMLMSVLGGMSESERQHVQARVRAAMDSQVVNEGRHQGGRAPYGYVVVDGGPHPNPRKAAEGYRLRKLAVEEASAEVVRRIFAEYLSGRGDRAIATGLNRDAVPCPSARRPDQNPHRLADGWQGSTVRAILDNPRYTGFAFFGRWTRQEMLLDPDDVAAGHVVRFRRATADKVVRSRKPAHPAIVGVEEFTQVQLLRKSKSAGGLKTARKAERSERPTKRPYLFRGRVRCTICGRKMEASPRARGVYYRCPARTLAPGAPALAEHPPTVYLREDVLQDAVNGWLGGLFAPQNLDRTVAALVASQEGAAGKGDSREAARLRLSKAEEQLSRFQEAIKAGIDPLALVEAVNEAQAVRTAAKAELEGLPVPNLLGAAEVHAMIDSLGNVGAALKGAGIERVAGLYTAVDLQVRYTHTARRADVIIKPAGCVNNVRVRGGT from the coding sequence ATGACTGTTGAAATCAGCCGGGACCCGTGGGAGACGCTGGACAGGCTGCTCGGCGTCGAGGTTGCGGAAGCGGTGGGGGACGGCATCGGAGCGGTGGCGTTCTACGGGCGGTGCTCGACGGAGGACAACCAGGACCCGGAGACGTCGCACGGGTGGCAGCTCGGCAACGCGCGGAAGTTCGTGGAGCCGTTGGGTGGGCACGTGGTGGTGGAGTTCTTCGACGTGGGGCAATCGCGTTCGGTGCCCTGGGAGCGGCGGCCGGAGGCGGCTCGGTTGCTGGCGCAGTTGAAGAACCCACAGCGTGGGTGGAGTGCCCTGGTGGTGGGTGAGGGGACGCGGTGTTGGTTCGGCAACCAGTTCTCGTTGATCGCGCCCCGGTTCGCCGCGTACGGGGTTGAGCTGTGGGTGCCGGAGTTGGGTGGGCGGTTCGAGCCGCGCAACCCGTCGCACAAGATGTTGATGAGCGTGCTCGGCGGGATGAGCGAGTCCGAGCGTCAGCACGTGCAGGCTCGGGTTCGGGCGGCGATGGACTCGCAGGTGGTCAACGAGGGGCGGCACCAGGGTGGGCGTGCCCCGTACGGGTACGTGGTGGTGGACGGTGGACCGCATCCCAACCCGCGCAAAGCCGCTGAGGGGTACCGGTTGCGGAAGTTGGCGGTGGAGGAGGCTTCCGCCGAGGTGGTGCGGCGGATCTTCGCCGAGTACCTGAGCGGTCGTGGTGACCGGGCCATTGCCACCGGGCTCAACCGGGATGCGGTGCCGTGTCCTTCGGCCCGGCGACCTGACCAGAACCCGCACCGGTTGGCGGACGGGTGGCAGGGCAGCACGGTGCGGGCGATTCTGGACAACCCCCGGTACACCGGGTTCGCGTTCTTCGGGCGGTGGACGCGACAGGAGATGTTGCTTGATCCGGATGACGTCGCGGCCGGTCACGTGGTGCGGTTCCGGCGTGCGACTGCGGACAAGGTGGTGCGCTCCCGCAAGCCCGCGCATCCGGCCATCGTGGGGGTGGAGGAGTTCACGCAGGTGCAGTTGCTCCGCAAGTCGAAGTCGGCTGGCGGACTGAAGACCGCGCGCAAGGCTGAGCGTTCGGAGCGGCCGACCAAGCGGCCTTACCTGTTCCGGGGGCGGGTCCGGTGCACGATCTGCGGGCGGAAGATGGAGGCCAGTCCACGTGCTCGCGGCGTCTACTACCGGTGCCCGGCCCGGACGTTGGCTCCTGGGGCACCTGCGCTGGCTGAGCACCCGCCTACGGTCTACCTGCGGGAGGACGTGCTCCAGGACGCGGTGAACGGGTGGCTCGGCGGGTTGTTCGCGCCGCAGAACCTTGATCGGACCGTGGCGGCGCTGGTGGCTTCGCAGGAGGGAGCGGCTGGCAAGGGCGATTCCAGGGAGGCCGCGCGGCTGCGGTTGAGCAAAGCTGAGGAGCAGCTCAGCCGGTTCCAGGAAGCGATCAAGGCGGGGATCGATCCCCTGGCGCTGGTGGAAGCGGTGAACGAGGCGCAGGCGGTGCGGACCGCTGCGAAAGCAGAACTGGAAGGACTTCCCGTGCCGAACTTGCTCGGCGCTGCCGAGGTGCACGCGATGATTGATTCGCTGGGAAATGTTGGAGCGGCGCTCAAAGGAGCGGGGATCGAACGGGTTGCGGGGCTCTACACCGCCGTTGACCTGCAAGTTCGCTACACGCACACAGCCCGCAGGGCTGATGTGATAATCAAGCCTGCGGGCTGTGTGAATAATGTGCGTGTCCGAGGGGGGACTTGA
- a CDS encoding signal peptidase I, with the protein MGDAVSNWQAGNVTEDASDTRGWLVGHFIAPAQGVRSQKDVEVKWFHHPAGDKRAEWTSDDQRTTLVFLISGNFRVDLTEGGKTMTEQGDYIMWGPGIDHSWEALADSVVMTVRWPSQT; encoded by the coding sequence ATGGGAGACGCAGTGAGCAACTGGCAGGCCGGGAACGTCACCGAGGACGCGAGCGACACGCGCGGGTGGCTGGTCGGGCACTTCATCGCCCCGGCGCAGGGCGTGCGCTCGCAGAAGGACGTAGAGGTGAAGTGGTTCCACCACCCGGCGGGCGACAAGCGCGCCGAGTGGACCTCCGACGACCAGCGCACCACCCTGGTGTTCCTGATCAGCGGCAACTTCCGCGTGGACCTCACCGAGGGCGGCAAGACCATGACGGAGCAGGGCGACTACATCATGTGGGGACCGGGCATCGACCACTCCTGGGAGGCACTGGCGGACTCCGTGGTGATGACCGTCCGCTGGCCGTCACAGACCTGA
- a CDS encoding transcriptional regulator, with amino-acid sequence MALNEPWTGRTACALQSALRLSNEAFAEHLGIAPRTVAAWHQKPDLKPRSEMQQLLDTAHARADEAAQSRFTALTTTTLDLPEGAAADAELRLTTDSTIAAALEWLDQHAAWEPGTARREVATRLAHLDVPALHDRGARRSRVDQHATARALADYYGATPNHGRYTARFGTTTASTTILTRPEWLDLDCPLTTAHDRLKLTAVTPTQPPAMDQETAGRAAQRLAEALALGNRMVNMPLFRLLDVDVSKHAIGGTLGVTSFVEYAVTVDLLEAELSDALTTGTPTPLRDTYLPDLPAVLNVADRLCAGGTLALTAIARPADPFRGPADYLLLIQERSGHVINAARRLAVIPKGFHQPLTDFRADAQIGATLRRELEEELFGRDDIDNTVGEQRHADPMHPSRLSDPMRWLLLTPDRLRVECTGFGLNLVSGNFEFASLVVINDDEFWTRYGGEVQANWESASLRRYSSRDGDLLQELASDAAWSNEGLFALLQGLRRLREIGGERVDVPPIEWETQ; translated from the coding sequence ATGGCCTTGAACGAGCCGTGGACGGGACGAACGGCCTGCGCGCTGCAATCAGCGTTGCGCCTGAGCAACGAGGCGTTCGCCGAACACCTGGGCATCGCCCCGCGCACCGTCGCGGCCTGGCACCAGAAGCCGGACCTCAAGCCGCGCTCGGAGATGCAACAGCTCCTGGACACCGCGCACGCCAGAGCCGACGAAGCCGCCCAATCCCGCTTCACCGCGCTGACCACCACGACGCTCGACCTGCCGGAGGGCGCTGCGGCCGACGCCGAACTCCGCCTCACCACCGATTCCACGATCGCCGCCGCACTCGAGTGGCTAGACCAGCACGCGGCGTGGGAGCCGGGCACGGCCCGCCGCGAGGTGGCCACCCGCCTGGCCCACCTCGACGTCCCCGCGCTGCACGACCGAGGAGCCCGCCGCAGCCGCGTCGACCAGCACGCCACTGCCCGCGCGCTGGCGGACTACTACGGCGCCACCCCGAACCACGGCCGCTACACCGCCCGCTTCGGCACCACGACGGCCAGCACCACCATCCTGACCCGCCCGGAGTGGCTGGACCTGGACTGCCCGCTCACCACCGCGCACGACCGCCTGAAGCTGACCGCCGTAACCCCTACCCAGCCACCGGCGATGGATCAGGAGACCGCCGGACGTGCCGCCCAGCGGTTGGCCGAAGCGCTGGCGCTGGGCAACCGCATGGTGAACATGCCGCTGTTCCGACTGCTCGACGTGGACGTGTCCAAGCACGCGATCGGCGGCACCCTGGGCGTGACGAGCTTCGTGGAGTACGCGGTGACGGTGGACCTGCTCGAAGCGGAGCTGTCCGACGCCCTCACCACCGGAACCCCGACCCCGCTCAGGGACACCTACCTCCCCGACCTGCCAGCGGTCCTGAACGTCGCCGACCGCCTGTGCGCGGGCGGCACCCTCGCGCTGACCGCGATCGCGCGCCCCGCAGACCCGTTCCGAGGCCCGGCGGACTACCTCCTCCTGATCCAGGAGCGCTCAGGCCACGTCATCAACGCCGCACGCCGCTTGGCCGTCATCCCCAAGGGCTTCCACCAGCCGCTGACCGACTTCCGCGCCGACGCCCAGATCGGCGCGACCCTGCGCCGGGAGCTGGAAGAGGAGCTGTTCGGCCGCGACGACATCGACAATACCGTCGGAGAGCAGCGCCACGCCGACCCGATGCACCCGAGCCGCCTGTCCGACCCGATGCGCTGGCTCCTGCTGACCCCGGACCGCCTGCGCGTCGAGTGCACCGGCTTCGGCCTGAACCTGGTGAGCGGCAACTTCGAGTTCGCGAGCCTGGTCGTGATCAACGACGACGAGTTCTGGACCCGCTACGGCGGTGAGGTTCAGGCGAACTGGGAGTCGGCGTCCCTGCGCCGCTACTCCAGCCGTGACGGTGACCTGCTGCAAGAATTGGCCAGCGACGCCGCGTGGAGCAACGAAGGGTTGTTCGCGCTGCTCCAGGGCTTGCGCCGCCTCCGCGAGATCGGCGGCGAGCGCGTGGACGTGCCGCCGATCGAATGGGAGACGCAGTGA
- a CDS encoding RHS repeat-associated core domain-containing protein, with the protein MTDDLVAAPQDDTSAVTGVGIAESSVDLANGIADGNWVEAGLGGVGVGLEVLSMVIDPVGTVASYGVGWLMEHVQPLKEALDWLAGDPPVIRAFSETWGNVAAEVKAVAEELGRQDASGWEGAAAQAFRRANAETADAIAGAGVLAEGIGVGVMVMGEVVAAVRELVRDLVAELVGRLISWALEAVATLGLATPVIVAQATSAISRMCSRIADLVRKLVKTISNVAPRIRAVVDKLGEIVQKLGRLGRRADVPGGPDAPSVPNAHAPDGVTGPSGTTSPSGTTTPSGTTTPSGTTAPSGTTAPSSDAAPSGATSPSSSPDTPAGGQGSSPSSSRAEPDRKPDSSPTPDDPEAASCSADRPFCADDPIDVATGDVVLSQTDVVLPGLLPLLLTRHHQSRYRSGALFGPSWSSTLDQHVSVSASHVWLATEDGRLLRYAKPVGDESVLPDFGPRLALRRDGDGYLVDDPRRGTTAEFRPVGDERGARSRLPLTAVRRRAGGELVVEHDGAGLPTRVRHSGGYEVAVDTDGGRVTGLRLTSAARAVALTRYGYDETGQLAEVVNSSGLPLRFTHDADGRLTSWTDRNGVWYRYVYDDRGRAVTTIGSSGALNGTFRYEDRRTTHTDTLGNSTTYDLDERGRVIRETNPLGAVTSREWGEREQLLAVTDPLGRTTRYEHDDDGNVTTVTRPDGSTLTAAYTTGGRDTRVTDPAGGTWLRDHDALGNLVAETDPTGATTRFAYDERGHLAATTDPLGAVTRYRTDAAGLITELTDPLGATTRFERDAFGRVVAETDPLGGTTRTTWTVEGRIASRTRPGGGVERWAYDGEGNVVEHVDELGQVTRTRYTHFDLPAARTAPDGATTTYAYDTELRLTEVVGPHGLVWRFERDAAGEVVRETDFDGRVTRYAYDAAGRLAARVNGLGETISYDRDVHGGIVAKHTPSGTSAFDRDPCGRVVRAAGPDVEVLFERDARGRVLAETCDGRTTRSEYDAAGRRVRRTTAGGVATGWDYDAAGNPLALRADGGTITFRHDALGRQVRRELGRLSVLRSYSPDSRLTDQLVTAGGPVDRRGWRYRPDGNVDGVLDPSGGRALTLDRRGRVLSVRGPGWDERYEYDAVGNITDASPSGPDDPTAGPRAHEANRLRAAGRTTYDHDAQGRVVRRRTRTLSGSVLVWTFGWDAEDRLTSASTPDGGTWRYRYDPMGRRVSKQRLDARGRTVERLDFTWDGALLAEHTGGDGAGSTWEYEPGTTTPVAQLDRAGLDRRFYAVVADLVGTPTELVDADGAVAWRRTATLWGRTLAQSGPATCPLRFPGQYHDGETGWHYNHLRHYDPDTGRYASQDPLGLIPSINPGAYVPNPIRFVDPLGLQGCGVSGDEAKQQALADAGVPPGSEPLETRVTPSTTPGGRQVMQDHQPVFFPEEVYLNNRDELIVFQDHHTGHQFGEGGVGDQPPHVHVRPYDNPRNGQVPGAEEHYYYDPSLGRPTPAG; encoded by the coding sequence GTGACTGATGATCTGGTGGCGGCGCCGCAGGACGACACGTCTGCGGTTACCGGGGTCGGGATCGCTGAGTCTTCGGTTGACCTGGCCAACGGGATCGCTGACGGGAACTGGGTCGAGGCTGGGCTCGGGGGTGTCGGGGTCGGGCTGGAAGTGCTGTCGATGGTGATCGACCCGGTGGGGACGGTCGCGTCGTACGGCGTGGGGTGGCTGATGGAGCACGTGCAGCCGCTCAAGGAGGCTCTGGACTGGTTGGCTGGGGACCCGCCTGTTATCCGGGCCTTCAGTGAGACCTGGGGCAACGTCGCGGCCGAGGTGAAGGCGGTTGCCGAGGAGTTGGGGCGGCAGGACGCCTCCGGGTGGGAGGGGGCTGCCGCTCAGGCGTTTCGGAGGGCCAACGCTGAGACGGCTGACGCCATCGCCGGTGCGGGGGTGCTGGCCGAGGGGATCGGCGTTGGTGTGATGGTGATGGGGGAGGTGGTCGCCGCCGTTCGCGAGCTGGTGCGGGATCTGGTCGCGGAGTTGGTGGGGCGGCTGATCTCCTGGGCGTTGGAGGCGGTGGCGACCTTGGGGTTGGCCACGCCGGTGATCGTGGCGCAGGCGACCAGCGCGATCTCGCGGATGTGCTCGCGGATCGCGGACCTGGTGCGCAAGCTGGTGAAGACGATCTCGAACGTGGCGCCGCGGATCCGGGCGGTGGTGGACAAGCTCGGTGAGATCGTGCAGAAGCTCGGCAGGCTCGGGCGCCGGGCGGATGTTCCCGGGGGGCCGGATGCGCCTAGCGTGCCTAACGCCCATGCGCCTGACGGGGTTACCGGGCCGTCGGGGACCACGTCGCCGTCGGGGACGACCACGCCGTCGGGGACTACGACGCCCTCGGGGACCACCGCGCCGTCGGGGACCACCGCGCCTTCCAGCGACGCTGCTCCCAGCGGTGCCACATCACCCTCCAGCAGCCCGGACACCCCGGCCGGCGGTCAGGGCTCCAGTCCGTCCAGCAGCCGCGCCGAACCCGACCGCAAGCCCGACAGCTCCCCGACGCCGGACGACCCCGAAGCCGCCTCCTGCTCCGCCGACCGGCCCTTCTGCGCCGACGACCCCATCGACGTCGCCACCGGGGACGTCGTGCTCTCGCAGACCGACGTCGTCCTCCCCGGTCTCCTCCCGCTCCTGCTCACCCGCCACCACCAGTCCCGCTACCGCTCCGGCGCGCTCTTCGGCCCCTCCTGGTCCTCCACCCTCGACCAGCACGTCTCCGTCAGCGCCTCCCACGTCTGGCTCGCCACCGAGGACGGCAGGCTGCTGCGGTACGCCAAGCCGGTGGGGGACGAGTCGGTCCTGCCGGACTTCGGGCCGCGCCTCGCGCTGCGCCGCGACGGGGACGGGTACCTGGTCGACGACCCCCGGCGTGGCACCACCGCCGAGTTCCGGCCCGTCGGCGACGAGCGGGGCGCGCGCTCCCGGTTGCCGCTGACCGCCGTGCGGCGGCGCGCGGGCGGGGAGCTGGTGGTCGAGCACGACGGGGCCGGGCTTCCCACCAGGGTGCGCCACTCCGGCGGCTACGAGGTCGCCGTGGACACGGACGGCGGGCGGGTCACGGGGTTGCGGCTCACCTCCGCGGCGCGGGCGGTGGCCCTGACGCGCTACGGGTACGACGAGACCGGGCAGCTGGCCGAGGTGGTCAACTCCTCCGGCCTGCCGCTGCGGTTCACGCACGACGCCGACGGGCGGCTCACCTCGTGGACCGACCGCAACGGCGTCTGGTACCGCTACGTCTACGACGACCGCGGCCGGGCCGTCACCACCATCGGGTCCTCCGGCGCCCTCAACGGCACGTTCCGCTACGAGGACCGCCGCACCACCCACACCGACACCCTCGGCAACTCCACCACCTACGACCTCGACGAGCGCGGTCGGGTCATCCGCGAGACCAACCCGCTCGGGGCGGTCACCAGCCGCGAGTGGGGCGAGCGGGAGCAGCTGCTCGCCGTCACCGACCCGCTCGGGCGCACCACCCGCTACGAGCACGACGACGACGGCAACGTCACCACCGTCACCCGCCCCGACGGCAGCACCCTCACCGCCGCCTACACCACCGGCGGGCGCGACACCCGCGTCACCGACCCGGCGGGCGGGACCTGGCTGCGCGATCACGACGCGCTCGGCAACCTCGTCGCCGAGACCGACCCCACCGGCGCCACCACCCGCTTCGCCTACGACGAGCGCGGCCACCTCGCCGCCACCACCGACCCGCTCGGCGCGGTCACCCGCTACCGCACCGACGCCGCGGGCCTGATCACCGAGCTGACCGACCCGCTCGGCGCCACCACCCGCTTCGAGCGCGACGCCTTCGGCCGCGTCGTCGCCGAGACCGACCCGCTCGGCGGCACCACCCGCACCACCTGGACCGTCGAGGGGCGGATCGCCTCGCGCACCCGGCCCGGCGGCGGCGTGGAGCGGTGGGCCTACGACGGCGAGGGCAACGTCGTCGAGCACGTCGACGAGCTCGGCCAGGTCACCCGGACCCGCTACACCCACTTCGACCTGCCCGCCGCCCGCACCGCGCCCGACGGCGCCACCACCACCTACGCCTACGACACCGAGCTGCGCCTGACCGAGGTCGTCGGGCCGCACGGGCTGGTGTGGCGGTTCGAGCGCGACGCGGCGGGCGAGGTGGTGCGCGAGACCGACTTCGACGGGCGCGTCACCCGCTACGCCTACGACGCCGCCGGACGGCTCGCCGCCCGCGTCAACGGGCTCGGCGAGACGATCTCCTACGACCGGGACGTGCACGGCGGCATCGTCGCCAAGCACACCCCGAGCGGCACGTCCGCGTTCGACCGGGACCCGTGCGGGCGCGTGGTGCGCGCGGCCGGGCCCGACGTCGAGGTGCTCTTCGAGCGCGACGCCAGGGGCCGGGTCCTCGCCGAGACCTGCGACGGCCGCACCACCCGCTCCGAGTACGACGCGGCGGGCAGGCGGGTGCGCCGGACCACGGCGGGCGGGGTCGCCACCGGCTGGGACTACGACGCGGCGGGCAACCCGCTGGCGCTGCGCGCGGACGGCGGCACGATCACCTTCCGGCACGACGCGCTCGGCAGGCAGGTGCGCCGCGAGCTGGGGCGCCTGAGCGTGCTGCGGTCCTACTCGCCGGACAGCAGGCTCACCGACCAGCTCGTCACCGCGGGCGGGCCCGTGGACCGGCGCGGGTGGCGCTACCGGCCGGACGGCAACGTCGACGGGGTGCTCGACCCCTCGGGCGGGCGGGCGCTCACCCTGGACCGGCGCGGGCGGGTGCTGTCGGTGCGCGGGCCCGGCTGGGACGAGCGCTACGAGTACGACGCGGTCGGCAACATCACCGACGCCTCGCCCTCGGGGCCGGACGACCCGACCGCCGGTCCGCGCGCGCACGAGGCGAACCGGTTGCGCGCGGCGGGCCGCACCACCTACGACCACGACGCGCAGGGCCGTGTCGTGCGCCGCCGGACCCGCACCCTGTCCGGCTCGGTGCTGGTCTGGACCTTCGGCTGGGACGCGGAGGACCGGCTCACCTCCGCGTCGACCCCCGACGGCGGCACGTGGCGCTACCGCTACGACCCGATGGGCAGGCGCGTGTCCAAGCAGCGCCTCGACGCGCGGGGCCGCACCGTCGAGCGGCTGGACTTCACCTGGGACGGCGCGCTCCTGGCCGAGCACACCGGCGGCGACGGGGCAGGCAGCACCTGGGAGTACGAGCCGGGCACCACCACCCCGGTCGCCCAGCTCGACCGGGCCGGGCTCGACCGGCGGTTCTACGCCGTCGTCGCCGACCTCGTCGGCACACCGACCGAGCTGGTCGACGCGGACGGCGCGGTCGCCTGGCGGCGCACCGCCACCCTGTGGGGCCGCACGCTCGCCCAGTCCGGCCCGGCGACGTGCCCGCTGCGGTTCCCCGGCCAGTACCACGACGGCGAGACCGGCTGGCACTACAACCACCTGCGCCACTACGACCCGGACACCGGCCGCTACGCCTCGCAGGACCCGCTGGGTCTGATCCCGTCGATCAACCCCGGCGCGTACGTGCCCAACCCGATCCGGTTCGTCGACCCGCTGGGGTTGCAGGGCTGCGGGGTCAGCGGGGACGAGGCCAAGCAGCAGGCGCTGGCCGACGCGGGCGTGCCGCCCGGCTCCGAGCCGCTGGAGACCAGGGTAACGCCGTCCACCACGCCGGGCGGCAGGCAGGTCATGCAGGACCACCAGCCGGTGTTCTTCCCGGAGGAGGTCTACCTCAACAACCGGGACGAGCTGATCGTCTTCCAGGACCACCACACCGGCCACCAGTTCGGCGAGGGCGGGGTCGGGGACCAGCCGCCGCACGTGCACGTCCGCCCCTACGACAACCCCCGCAACGGGCAGGTCCCCGGAGCCGAGGAGCATTACTACTATGACCCCAGCCTGGGCCGACCGACTCCTGCCGGCTGA